The sequence CGGCCGTCGGCGCACCGGCCGGGCTGCGCCTGGGCTCCCTGCGGCTCACCGTCGCGGACCCCGGCGCCGCCCCCGCCCCGGCCGTACCCCCGCCGCCGAGCGCCCTGCCACCGGGCCCGCTGCGCGTGACGGCCGATTTCGCCGCCCCCGTCGGCCCGCCGCTGCCGGATCTCGCCGATGCGCTGCGCGCGGCCCTCCTGGCGGCGTCGGACCGGTTGCTGGGCCTGGTGGTGGGCCCGGTGGACCTCCGGGTCACGGAGCTGCTGACGGCGGGCGGGCCCCCGGCAGCGGCGCCCTCCGCACCGCCTCCGCCCCCCGAGGACGATGCCGCGCCGGACGGCCGCACCGGGGCCACCGAAGAGGGCCCGTCGGGGCTCGCCGCCGCCGTCCGGGCCGTCCCGGGCGTCGCCCGCCTCGCCCCCGCCCTCGGCGGCCGCTCCCGCCCCGTACGGCTCACCGGCGGCCACGTCCTCGTCCAGCTGGCGACGGCGCCGGGTCATCACGCCCTGGACGTCGCACGGGCCGTCCGCGCCGCGGCGGCGGGCGCACCGCACGCCCCGGAGACGGTCGCCGTCCTCGTCACGGCCGTCGGGCCGCACGGCTGAGCGCCCGGCCGGCGGACGGGCGCTCGGTCTCCGGCCGGGCCGCCGGGACTACTCGCCCAGCCCGGCGAGATCGCGCAGCCGGCGCGCCTGGGCGGCCCGCTCCGCGGTGCGCTGTTCCTCGTACGTACGGCCCGCGGCGCCCGCCAGCAGGGCCTTGGTCTCGATGACGGCGTCGCGCGGCGAGGCGAGGAGCGCGGAGGCCAGATCGGCCACCGCGCCGTCGAGTTCGCCGCCGGGCACCACGAGGTTGGCCAGGCCGATCCGCTCGGCCTCCGCGGCGTGCACGAAGCGCCCGGTGGCGCAGATCTCCAGCGCCCGGGCGTAGCCCACGAGGCCGACCAGGGGGTGGGTGCCGGTCAGGTCCGGCACCAGACCCAGGCTGGTCTCGCGCATGGCGAACTGAACGTCCTCCGCCACGACCCGCAGATCGCAGGCGAGGGCGAGCTGAAAGCCTGCTCCGATCGCATGGCCCTGGACGGCGGCGATCGACACCAGGTCGGTCCGCCGCCACCAGGTGAACGCCTCCTGATACTCGGCAATCGTGGCGTCCAGTTCGCTGTCCGCACCGCGCGCCAGATCCAGGAACGACGGCTCGCCGTCGAACCCCTCGGGCGTGAACGCCTGCCGGTCGAGCCCCGCGGAGAAGGACTTGCCCTCACCGCGCAGTATCACGATCCGGACGTTTCCCGGCAGCAGCGAACCCGCCTCGGCCAACGCCCGCCACATGGCCGGCGACTGCGCATTGCGCTTGGCCGCGTTGGCGAGGGTCACCGTGGCAATCGTGTCGTCCACGGTGAGCCGCACACCGTCTTTGTCGAGCAGAGTCATCGAGCGCCTCCGAGTCAGCCGACCGCACCTGTGTGCGTAAGTGACTGAACGGTAACCTCCCGGTCGACTACTCGATCGACCGGGGGGAGAACCGCCTGCTGCCCGGAGTCGCGAGGTCAGGCCGTAGCGGCCTTCTTACCCCTGGTGGCTCCTCCTCGACCGCGCAGGACCACACCGGATTCGCTGAGCATCCGGTGCACGAATCCATAGGAGCGGCCGGTTTCTTCAGCCAGCGCCCGGATGCTCGCTCCGGAGTCGTACTTCTTCTTCAGGTCTGCCGCGAGCTTTTCGCGCGCAGCGCCGGTTACCCGGCTGCCCTTCTTCAGAGTCTCGGCCACCCGTGCCTCCTCATGGGAAGTGCGCTCTGGACTCTCATGATCACCCCTCTCCGGCTTCCTGGCCACCCATTCCGCAAGGGATATACGGCGGGAATTGCCACGGGATGCCCCGCCGGCCCGCGCGGAATGATCGATTCCGCCCGTGGGGCACGGGGTCCGTCCCACGGATCACCCGAGAAGCGCCAGGTCAGGGGAGCGTCCAGGACCATACGGCCGAAAAGGTGATGACCGGACCCGATGGGGTCCGGTCCTCTCCCGCAGACTCGCCGGTGTATGAGCCGTTCTCACACAGATGACGGATCACGCGTAGGCCGAATGATCCAGACAGCATGATCCAGACGGCCGTTCCGCCCTCTGCGGACGGTCAGGCCAGCGCGACCAGATCCGCGTAGTCCTGGCCCCACAGGTCCTCGACGCCGTCGGGCAGCAAAATGATCCGCTCCGGCTGGAGCGCATCCACCGCGCCCTCGTCGTGCGTCACCAGGACCACCGCGCCGGTGAAGGTGCGCAGCGCACCGAGGATCTCCTCGCGGCTGGCGGGGTCGAGGTTGTTGGTGGGCTCGTCGAGCAGGAGGACGTTGGCGGACGAGACCACCAGGGTCGCGAGGGCCAGACGGGTCTTCTCGCCGCCGGAGAGGACGCCGGCGGGCTTGTCGACGTCGTCGCCGGAGAAGAGGAAGGAGCCCAGCACCTTGCGGACGGCGACCAGGTCCATGTCCGGCGCGGCGGAGCGCATGTTCTCCAGGACCGTACGGTCGGGGTCCAGGGTCTCGTGCTCCTGGGCGTAGTAGCCCAGCTTCAGGCCGTGACCGGGGACGACCTCGCCGGTGTCCGGCGTCTCGACGCCCGCGAGCAGCCGCAGCAGGGTGGTCTTGCCCGCGCCGTTGAGGCCCAGGATGACGACCCGGGAGCCCTTGTCGATGGCCAGATCGACGTCGGTGAAGATCTCCAGGGAGCCGTAGGACTTCGACAGGCCCTCGGCGGTGAGCGGGGTCTTTCCGCACGGCGCCGGGTCCGGGAAGCGGAGCTTGGCGACCTTGTCGGAGGCGCGCACCGCCTCCAGACCGGCCAGCAGCTTGTCGGCGCGCTTGGCCATGTTCTGCGCGGCGACGGTCTTGGTGGCCTTGGCCCGCATCTTGTCGGCCT is a genomic window of Streptomyces gilvosporeus containing:
- a CDS encoding enoyl-CoA hydratase/isomerase family protein; translated protein: MTLLDKDGVRLTVDDTIATVTLANAAKRNAQSPAMWRALAEAGSLLPGNVRIVILRGEGKSFSAGLDRQAFTPEGFDGEPSFLDLARGADSELDATIAEYQEAFTWWRRTDLVSIAAVQGHAIGAGFQLALACDLRVVAEDVQFAMRETSLGLVPDLTGTHPLVGLVGYARALEICATGRFVHAAEAERIGLANLVVPGGELDGAVADLASALLASPRDAVIETKALLAGAAGRTYEEQRTAERAAQARRLRDLAGLGE
- a CDS encoding helix-turn-helix domain-containing protein, which produces MAETLKKGSRVTGAAREKLAADLKKKYDSGASIRALAEETGRSYGFVHRMLSESGVVLRGRGGATRGKKAATA